In the Gorilla gorilla gorilla isolate KB3781 chromosome 10, NHGRI_mGorGor1-v2.1_pri, whole genome shotgun sequence genome, one interval contains:
- the RASSF9 gene encoding ras association domain-containing protein 9: protein MAPFGRNLLKTRHKNRSPTKDMDSEEKEIVVWVCQEEKIVCGLTKRTTSADVIQALLEEHEATFGEKRFLLGKPSDYCIIEKWRGSERVLPPLTRILKLWKAWGDEQPNMQFVLVKADAFLPVPLWRTAEAKLVQNTEKLWELSPANYMKTLPPDKQKRIVRKTFRKLAKIKQDTVSHDRDNMETLVHLIISQDHTIHQQVKRMKELDLEIEKCEAKFHLDRVENDGENYVQDAYLMPSFSEVEQNLDLQYEENQTLEDLSESDGIEQLEERLKYYRILIDKLSAEIEKEVKSVCIDINEDAEGEAASELESSNLESVKCDLEKSMKAGLKIHSHLSGIQKEIKYSDSLLQMKAKEYELLAKEFNSLHISNKDGCQLKENRAKESEVPSSNAEIPPFTQRVFSNYTNDTDSDTGISSNHSQDSETTVGDVVLLST from the coding sequence atcTCCAACTAAAGACATGGATTCAGAAGAGAAGGAAATTGTGGTTTGGGTTTGCCAGGAAGAGAAGATTGTCTGTGGGTTGACTAAACGCACCACCTCAGCTGatgtcatccaggctttgcttGAGGAACATGAGGCTACGTTTGGAGAGAAACGATTTCTTCTGGGGAAGCCCAGTGATTACTGCATCATAGAGAAGTGGAGAGGCTCCGAAAGGGTTCTTCCTCCACTAACTAGAATCCTGAAGCTTTGGAAAGCGTGGGGAGATGAGCAGCCCAATATGCAATTTGTTTTGGTTAAAGCAGATGCTTTTCTTCCAGTTCCTTTGTGGCGGACAGCTGAAGCCAAATTAGTGCAAAACACAGAAAAGTTGTGGGAGCTCAGCCCAGCAAACTACATGAAGACTTTACcaccagataaacaaaaaagaatagtCAGAAAAACTTTCCGGAAACTGGCTAAAATTAAGCAGGACACAGTTTCTCATGATCGAGATAATATGGAGACATTAGTTCATCTGATCATTTCCCAGGACCATACTATTCATCAGCAAGTCAAGAGAATGAAAGAGCTGGATCTGGAAATTGAAAAGTGTGAAGCTAAGTTCCATCTTGATCGAGTAGAAAATGATGGAGAAAACTATGTTCAGGATGCATATTTAATGCCCAGTTTCAGTGAAGTTGAGCAAAATCTAGACTTGCAGTATGAGGAAAACCAGACTCTGGAGGACCTGAGCGAAAGTGATGGAATTGAACAGCTGGAAGAACGACTAAAATATTATCGAATACTCATTGATAAGCTCTCTgctgaaatagaaaaagaggtaaaAAGTGTTTGCATTGATATAAATGAAGATGCGGAAGGGGAAGCTGCAAGTGAACTGGAAAGCTCTAATTTAGAGAGTGTTAAGTGTGATTTGGAGAAAAGCATGAAAGCTGGTTTGAAAATTCACTCTCATTTGAGTGGCATCCAGAAAGAGATTAAATACAGTGACTCATTGCTTCAGATGAAAGCAAAAGAATATGAACTCCTGGCCAAGGAATTCAATTCACTTCACATTAGCAACAAAGATGGGTGTCAGTTAAAGGAAAACAGAGCGAAGGAATCTGAGGTTCCCAGTAGCAATGCGGAGATTCCTCCCTTTACTCAAAGAGTATTTAGCAATTACACAAATGACACAGACTCGGACACTGGTATCAGTTCTAACCACAGTCAGGACTCCGAAACAACCGTAGGAGATGTGGTGCTGTTGTCAACATAG